A part of Girardinichthys multiradiatus isolate DD_20200921_A chromosome 12, DD_fGirMul_XY1, whole genome shotgun sequence genomic DNA contains:
- the cdca2 gene encoding cell division cycle-associated protein 2 isoform X2 yields the protein MSTDQAINMTPMGDQESMSRSEEDVPAVLNETSAPLNFSELTSHQFGISVESFIPSSSGCKDKSRLAQIKARRRSSVGVRGSPETNSLICFRAQQRKKTRPASHTPELVRSSPFSPRVAFTLRQKMASFQSLMDVVDSDCDPVPVQDSDTGGCILTPDYLSDEISSSEGKENNPPATPTPSKKRCLGPLEGCSVKIREGNISIPHCSLKEQEDVLCKHQSPSRPPSDDPSAVSPAQQPHLFHILSLPSLLEMKPTDVDKTPVVRKKKQVRFGGPLSPEFFDKNLPPSTPLQKGGTPARTATPGGGSELRSVLKTPQRSEPDARHHRPEPLSPTGFGASPTFTIPAKRRGSHERGDSEDGKTVFPSLEQIDPAVSSDGECAFDAQPLNLNMAFLEESLSQNLRADTEPNKTSQTEVMDGREFVAEEKQPEGDAESRTQSKRRRIMKKKEERENEHRARPGQRKRKQPEDSEPVKRSMRTAAKSACRKMKVASTAARCWNKGVDRSLYGSRTYASKNPTLSPITERLSFTSQFIAVQQTPESSTATHHGSVINLETANAAVHSEHCAEAKAVENLSHNSVTLPTCSPGQRSRQPQSTVRRGQKKSMVRVADCEELHEELPEKHFEVQSSLSLEVSQGTLSMHTKTEQCETDPEEPSVQISADIPCTDSSKLEYDASLCASTSSCTTLGEESNSTEPPQNQVKRGRRSSVLLEPLPAEEHQPCCEMTGNGAEEQADTQSSSDHQEDVGEPNVDLAPWQADFNFEDVFKHTATRGQRSVRRSLRNQANYEHRSISAGLAWVPHTSPDSVKETRRRTRQRRLSASLSVQPPLPEET from the exons ATGTCTACAGACCAGGCGATCAACATGACCCCAATGGGAGATCAGGAGAGCATGTCCCGTTCAGAGGAAGATGTTCCTGCTGTTCTAAATGAAACCTCAGCTccgttaaacttttctgagctCACGTCACATCAGTTTGGCATCTCCGTGGAGAGTTTTATTCCATCCTCTTCAGGCTGTAAGG ATAAGTCTCGTCTTGCGCAGATAAAGGCTAGGCGGAGATCCAGCGTTGGTGTCCGCGGCTCCCCGGAGACAAATTCCCTCATCTGTTTCAGGGCACAGCAGAGGAAGAAGACTCGACCAGCTTCACACACCCCAGAG CTTGTCAGAAGTAGCCCCTTCTCTCCCCGGGTCGCCTTCACACTGAGGCAGAAGATGGCCTCCTTCCAGAGCCTGATGGATGTTGTGGACAGTGACTGTGATCCGGTGCCAGTGCAGGACAGCGACACTGGAGGATGCATCTTGACGCCAGATTATCTGTCTG ATGAGATCAGCTCTAGCGAAGGGAAAGAGAACAACCCACCAGCTACACCCACACCCAGCAAAAAGAGGTGCCTAGGCCCCCTGGAAGGCTGCAGTGTGAAGATTAGAGAGGGGAATATCTCTATCCCTCACTGTAGTTTGAAGGAACAGGAG GATGTTCTCTGTAAACACCAAAGCCCGAGCCGACCACCCTCTGATGACCCTTCAGCTGTTTCACCGGCCCAGCAGCCCCATCTCTTCCACATCCTGTCTCTCCCTTCTCTGCTGGAGATGAAACCCACAG ATGTGGACAAGACGCCTGTAGTGAGGAAAAAGAAGCAGGTGCGCTTCGGGGGTCCTTTATCTCCAGAGTTCTTTGATAAGAACTTGCCCCCCAGCACTCCATTACAGAAGGGGGGCACCCCGGCACGAACCGCCACTCCTGGTGGGGGCTCAGAACTGCGCTCGGTGCTGAAAACACCTCAGAGGAGCGAACCAGACGCACGGCACCATCGACCGGAGCCTCTCAGCCCCACTGGGTTTGGGGCCTCCCCCACATTCACAATACCTGCCAAACGCAGAGGGTCACATGAGAGAGGTGACAGTGAGGATGGAAAG ACTGTTTTCCCATCGTTGGAGCAGATTGACCCGGCTGTGTCGAGCGATGGAG agTGTGCTTTTGATGCCCAGCCATTAAATTTAAACATGGCTTTCCTTGAGGAGTCTCTCTCTCAGAATCTCAGAG CCGACACGGAACCAAACAAAACGTCTCAGACGGAAGTCATGGATGGCCGTGAATTCGTGGCCGAGGAGAAACAGCCTGAAGGCGATGCTGAAAGTCGGACCCAGTCCAAACGCAGAAGAATAATGAAG AAAAAAGAGGAGCGTGAAAATGAGCATCGAGCACGGCCCGGCCAGCGAAAGAGAAAG CAACCAGAGGACAGCGAACCAGTGAAGAGGTCGATGCGAACCGCTGCCAAGTCGGCCTGCAGGAAGATGAAG GTGGCCTCTACAGCGGCACGCTGCTGGAATAAGGGTGTAGATCGCTCTCTGTATGGTTCACGTACGTACGCCTCCAAGAACCCCACTCTGAGTCCCATCACAGAGAGGCTGTCCTTCACCAGTCAGTTTATAGCCGTCCAGCAGACTCCTGAGAGCTCCACAG CCACACATCACGGGTCTGTCATCAACCTCGAGACGGCAAACGCTGCTGTACATAGTGAGCATTGTGCCGAGGCGAAAGCCGTGGAAAACTTGTCACATAATTCTGTCACACTTCCCACCTGTAGTCCAGGGCAGCGCAGCAGGCAGCCACAGTCAACAGTCAGAAGAGGACAGAAGAAGAGCATGGTCAGAGTTGCTGACTGTGAGGAGCTTCATGAGGAACTCCCAGAGAAGCACTTTGAAGTTCAATCCTCTCTGAGCCTTGAGGTTTCACAGGGAACCCTGTCAATGCACACCAAGACTGAACAGTGTGAAACTGACCCTGAGGAACCTTCTGTCCAGATTTCTGCTGATATTCCCTGCACTGACTCAAGCAAATTGGAATATGATGCCAGTCTGTGTGCATCCACCTCCAGCTGCACTACTTTAGGTGAAGAATCTAACAGCACAGAACCACCACAAAATCAAGTCAAACGGGGCAGAAGGAGCTCAGTGCTGCTGGAGCCTCTACCTGCAGAGGAGCACCAACCCTGCTGTGAGATGACTGGAAACGGAGCGGAGGAGCAAGCCGATACCCAGTCAAGCTCTGACCATCAGGAGGATGTAGGGGAACCCAATGTGGATCTTGCCCCTTGGCAGGCAGATTTTAATTTTGAGGATGTGTTCAAACATACTGCCACTAGAGGGCAGCGCTCAGTTCGCCGCAGTTTGAGAAACCAGGCAAACTATGAGCACCGCAGCATCAGCGCTGGACTCGCCTGGGTGCCTCACACCTCTCCTGACTCAGTGAAAGAGACTCGCAGAAGGACCCGCCAAAGACGGCTCAGTGCTTCTCTGTCTGTCCAACCTCCTCTGCCCGAGGAGACGTAA
- the cdca2 gene encoding cell division cycle-associated protein 2 isoform X1, whose protein sequence is MSTDQAINMTPMGDQESMSRSEEDVPAVLNETSAPLNFSELTSHQFGISVESFIPSSSGCKDKSRLAQIKARRRSSVGVRGSPETNSLICFRAQQRKKTRPASHTPELVRSSPFSPRVAFTLRQKMASFQSLMDVVDSDCDPVPVQDSDTGGCILTPDYLSDEISSSEGKENNPPATPTPSKKRCLGPLEGCSVKIREGNISIPHCSLKEQEDVLCKHQSPSRPPSDDPSAVSPAQQPHLFHILSLPSLLEMKPTVDVDKTPVVRKKKQVRFGGPLSPEFFDKNLPPSTPLQKGGTPARTATPGGGSELRSVLKTPQRSEPDARHHRPEPLSPTGFGASPTFTIPAKRRGSHERGDSEDGKTVFPSLEQIDPAVSSDGECAFDAQPLNLNMAFLEESLSQNLRADTEPNKTSQTEVMDGREFVAEEKQPEGDAESRTQSKRRRIMKKKEERENEHRARPGQRKRKQPEDSEPVKRSMRTAAKSACRKMKVASTAARCWNKGVDRSLYGSRTYASKNPTLSPITERLSFTSQFIAVQQTPESSTATHHGSVINLETANAAVHSEHCAEAKAVENLSHNSVTLPTCSPGQRSRQPQSTVRRGQKKSMVRVADCEELHEELPEKHFEVQSSLSLEVSQGTLSMHTKTEQCETDPEEPSVQISADIPCTDSSKLEYDASLCASTSSCTTLGEESNSTEPPQNQVKRGRRSSVLLEPLPAEEHQPCCEMTGNGAEEQADTQSSSDHQEDVGEPNVDLAPWQADFNFEDVFKHTATRGQRSVRRSLRNQANYEHRSISAGLAWVPHTSPDSVKETRRRTRQRRLSASLSVQPPLPEET, encoded by the exons ATGTCTACAGACCAGGCGATCAACATGACCCCAATGGGAGATCAGGAGAGCATGTCCCGTTCAGAGGAAGATGTTCCTGCTGTTCTAAATGAAACCTCAGCTccgttaaacttttctgagctCACGTCACATCAGTTTGGCATCTCCGTGGAGAGTTTTATTCCATCCTCTTCAGGCTGTAAGG ATAAGTCTCGTCTTGCGCAGATAAAGGCTAGGCGGAGATCCAGCGTTGGTGTCCGCGGCTCCCCGGAGACAAATTCCCTCATCTGTTTCAGGGCACAGCAGAGGAAGAAGACTCGACCAGCTTCACACACCCCAGAG CTTGTCAGAAGTAGCCCCTTCTCTCCCCGGGTCGCCTTCACACTGAGGCAGAAGATGGCCTCCTTCCAGAGCCTGATGGATGTTGTGGACAGTGACTGTGATCCGGTGCCAGTGCAGGACAGCGACACTGGAGGATGCATCTTGACGCCAGATTATCTGTCTG ATGAGATCAGCTCTAGCGAAGGGAAAGAGAACAACCCACCAGCTACACCCACACCCAGCAAAAAGAGGTGCCTAGGCCCCCTGGAAGGCTGCAGTGTGAAGATTAGAGAGGGGAATATCTCTATCCCTCACTGTAGTTTGAAGGAACAGGAG GATGTTCTCTGTAAACACCAAAGCCCGAGCCGACCACCCTCTGATGACCCTTCAGCTGTTTCACCGGCCCAGCAGCCCCATCTCTTCCACATCCTGTCTCTCCCTTCTCTGCTGGAGATGAAACCCACAG TAGATGTGGACAAGACGCCTGTAGTGAGGAAAAAGAAGCAGGTGCGCTTCGGGGGTCCTTTATCTCCAGAGTTCTTTGATAAGAACTTGCCCCCCAGCACTCCATTACAGAAGGGGGGCACCCCGGCACGAACCGCCACTCCTGGTGGGGGCTCAGAACTGCGCTCGGTGCTGAAAACACCTCAGAGGAGCGAACCAGACGCACGGCACCATCGACCGGAGCCTCTCAGCCCCACTGGGTTTGGGGCCTCCCCCACATTCACAATACCTGCCAAACGCAGAGGGTCACATGAGAGAGGTGACAGTGAGGATGGAAAG ACTGTTTTCCCATCGTTGGAGCAGATTGACCCGGCTGTGTCGAGCGATGGAG agTGTGCTTTTGATGCCCAGCCATTAAATTTAAACATGGCTTTCCTTGAGGAGTCTCTCTCTCAGAATCTCAGAG CCGACACGGAACCAAACAAAACGTCTCAGACGGAAGTCATGGATGGCCGTGAATTCGTGGCCGAGGAGAAACAGCCTGAAGGCGATGCTGAAAGTCGGACCCAGTCCAAACGCAGAAGAATAATGAAG AAAAAAGAGGAGCGTGAAAATGAGCATCGAGCACGGCCCGGCCAGCGAAAGAGAAAG CAACCAGAGGACAGCGAACCAGTGAAGAGGTCGATGCGAACCGCTGCCAAGTCGGCCTGCAGGAAGATGAAG GTGGCCTCTACAGCGGCACGCTGCTGGAATAAGGGTGTAGATCGCTCTCTGTATGGTTCACGTACGTACGCCTCCAAGAACCCCACTCTGAGTCCCATCACAGAGAGGCTGTCCTTCACCAGTCAGTTTATAGCCGTCCAGCAGACTCCTGAGAGCTCCACAG CCACACATCACGGGTCTGTCATCAACCTCGAGACGGCAAACGCTGCTGTACATAGTGAGCATTGTGCCGAGGCGAAAGCCGTGGAAAACTTGTCACATAATTCTGTCACACTTCCCACCTGTAGTCCAGGGCAGCGCAGCAGGCAGCCACAGTCAACAGTCAGAAGAGGACAGAAGAAGAGCATGGTCAGAGTTGCTGACTGTGAGGAGCTTCATGAGGAACTCCCAGAGAAGCACTTTGAAGTTCAATCCTCTCTGAGCCTTGAGGTTTCACAGGGAACCCTGTCAATGCACACCAAGACTGAACAGTGTGAAACTGACCCTGAGGAACCTTCTGTCCAGATTTCTGCTGATATTCCCTGCACTGACTCAAGCAAATTGGAATATGATGCCAGTCTGTGTGCATCCACCTCCAGCTGCACTACTTTAGGTGAAGAATCTAACAGCACAGAACCACCACAAAATCAAGTCAAACGGGGCAGAAGGAGCTCAGTGCTGCTGGAGCCTCTACCTGCAGAGGAGCACCAACCCTGCTGTGAGATGACTGGAAACGGAGCGGAGGAGCAAGCCGATACCCAGTCAAGCTCTGACCATCAGGAGGATGTAGGGGAACCCAATGTGGATCTTGCCCCTTGGCAGGCAGATTTTAATTTTGAGGATGTGTTCAAACATACTGCCACTAGAGGGCAGCGCTCAGTTCGCCGCAGTTTGAGAAACCAGGCAAACTATGAGCACCGCAGCATCAGCGCTGGACTCGCCTGGGTGCCTCACACCTCTCCTGACTCAGTGAAAGAGACTCGCAGAAGGACCCGCCAAAGACGGCTCAGTGCTTCTCTGTCTGTCCAACCTCCTCTGCCCGAGGAGACGTAA
- the cdca2 gene encoding cell division cycle-associated protein 2 isoform X3: protein MLKKWLKNLMSMLGSFFCSESCQFSSLHGLVRSSPFSPRVAFTLRQKMASFQSLMDVVDSDCDPVPVQDSDTGGCILTPDYLSDEISSSEGKENNPPATPTPSKKRCLGPLEGCSVKIREGNISIPHCSLKEQEDVLCKHQSPSRPPSDDPSAVSPAQQPHLFHILSLPSLLEMKPTVDVDKTPVVRKKKQVRFGGPLSPEFFDKNLPPSTPLQKGGTPARTATPGGGSELRSVLKTPQRSEPDARHHRPEPLSPTGFGASPTFTIPAKRRGSHERGDSEDGKTVFPSLEQIDPAVSSDGECAFDAQPLNLNMAFLEESLSQNLRADTEPNKTSQTEVMDGREFVAEEKQPEGDAESRTQSKRRRIMKKKEERENEHRARPGQRKRKQPEDSEPVKRSMRTAAKSACRKMKVASTAARCWNKGVDRSLYGSRTYASKNPTLSPITERLSFTSQFIAVQQTPESSTATHHGSVINLETANAAVHSEHCAEAKAVENLSHNSVTLPTCSPGQRSRQPQSTVRRGQKKSMVRVADCEELHEELPEKHFEVQSSLSLEVSQGTLSMHTKTEQCETDPEEPSVQISADIPCTDSSKLEYDASLCASTSSCTTLGEESNSTEPPQNQVKRGRRSSVLLEPLPAEEHQPCCEMTGNGAEEQADTQSSSDHQEDVGEPNVDLAPWQADFNFEDVFKHTATRGQRSVRRSLRNQANYEHRSISAGLAWVPHTSPDSVKETRRRTRQRRLSASLSVQPPLPEET from the exons ATGCTGAAGAAGTGGTTAAAAAACTTGATGTCAATGTTAGGGAGTTTTTTCTGCTCTGAAAGCTGCCAGTTCTCCAGTCTGCATGGG CTTGTCAGAAGTAGCCCCTTCTCTCCCCGGGTCGCCTTCACACTGAGGCAGAAGATGGCCTCCTTCCAGAGCCTGATGGATGTTGTGGACAGTGACTGTGATCCGGTGCCAGTGCAGGACAGCGACACTGGAGGATGCATCTTGACGCCAGATTATCTGTCTG ATGAGATCAGCTCTAGCGAAGGGAAAGAGAACAACCCACCAGCTACACCCACACCCAGCAAAAAGAGGTGCCTAGGCCCCCTGGAAGGCTGCAGTGTGAAGATTAGAGAGGGGAATATCTCTATCCCTCACTGTAGTTTGAAGGAACAGGAG GATGTTCTCTGTAAACACCAAAGCCCGAGCCGACCACCCTCTGATGACCCTTCAGCTGTTTCACCGGCCCAGCAGCCCCATCTCTTCCACATCCTGTCTCTCCCTTCTCTGCTGGAGATGAAACCCACAG TAGATGTGGACAAGACGCCTGTAGTGAGGAAAAAGAAGCAGGTGCGCTTCGGGGGTCCTTTATCTCCAGAGTTCTTTGATAAGAACTTGCCCCCCAGCACTCCATTACAGAAGGGGGGCACCCCGGCACGAACCGCCACTCCTGGTGGGGGCTCAGAACTGCGCTCGGTGCTGAAAACACCTCAGAGGAGCGAACCAGACGCACGGCACCATCGACCGGAGCCTCTCAGCCCCACTGGGTTTGGGGCCTCCCCCACATTCACAATACCTGCCAAACGCAGAGGGTCACATGAGAGAGGTGACAGTGAGGATGGAAAG ACTGTTTTCCCATCGTTGGAGCAGATTGACCCGGCTGTGTCGAGCGATGGAG agTGTGCTTTTGATGCCCAGCCATTAAATTTAAACATGGCTTTCCTTGAGGAGTCTCTCTCTCAGAATCTCAGAG CCGACACGGAACCAAACAAAACGTCTCAGACGGAAGTCATGGATGGCCGTGAATTCGTGGCCGAGGAGAAACAGCCTGAAGGCGATGCTGAAAGTCGGACCCAGTCCAAACGCAGAAGAATAATGAAG AAAAAAGAGGAGCGTGAAAATGAGCATCGAGCACGGCCCGGCCAGCGAAAGAGAAAG CAACCAGAGGACAGCGAACCAGTGAAGAGGTCGATGCGAACCGCTGCCAAGTCGGCCTGCAGGAAGATGAAG GTGGCCTCTACAGCGGCACGCTGCTGGAATAAGGGTGTAGATCGCTCTCTGTATGGTTCACGTACGTACGCCTCCAAGAACCCCACTCTGAGTCCCATCACAGAGAGGCTGTCCTTCACCAGTCAGTTTATAGCCGTCCAGCAGACTCCTGAGAGCTCCACAG CCACACATCACGGGTCTGTCATCAACCTCGAGACGGCAAACGCTGCTGTACATAGTGAGCATTGTGCCGAGGCGAAAGCCGTGGAAAACTTGTCACATAATTCTGTCACACTTCCCACCTGTAGTCCAGGGCAGCGCAGCAGGCAGCCACAGTCAACAGTCAGAAGAGGACAGAAGAAGAGCATGGTCAGAGTTGCTGACTGTGAGGAGCTTCATGAGGAACTCCCAGAGAAGCACTTTGAAGTTCAATCCTCTCTGAGCCTTGAGGTTTCACAGGGAACCCTGTCAATGCACACCAAGACTGAACAGTGTGAAACTGACCCTGAGGAACCTTCTGTCCAGATTTCTGCTGATATTCCCTGCACTGACTCAAGCAAATTGGAATATGATGCCAGTCTGTGTGCATCCACCTCCAGCTGCACTACTTTAGGTGAAGAATCTAACAGCACAGAACCACCACAAAATCAAGTCAAACGGGGCAGAAGGAGCTCAGTGCTGCTGGAGCCTCTACCTGCAGAGGAGCACCAACCCTGCTGTGAGATGACTGGAAACGGAGCGGAGGAGCAAGCCGATACCCAGTCAAGCTCTGACCATCAGGAGGATGTAGGGGAACCCAATGTGGATCTTGCCCCTTGGCAGGCAGATTTTAATTTTGAGGATGTGTTCAAACATACTGCCACTAGAGGGCAGCGCTCAGTTCGCCGCAGTTTGAGAAACCAGGCAAACTATGAGCACCGCAGCATCAGCGCTGGACTCGCCTGGGTGCCTCACACCTCTCCTGACTCAGTGAAAGAGACTCGCAGAAGGACCCGCCAAAGACGGCTCAGTGCTTCTCTGTCTGTCCAACCTCCTCTGCCCGAGGAGACGTAA